One Algoriphagus sp. Y33 genomic window, CAAGGGTGAAATTGCCTGGACTGTCTCTCCTTATGGAGTAGCTCAGATTGGTAAATTTATTTTGGAAGGTATTTATGATGCTTCCAAAGTGATCGCGGTGACCGGCTCTGAGCTGACAAAAGCTGCTTATGTAAAAACCTACAGCGGAGCTTGTGTTTCCACTTTTGTAAAAGGTAACCTTAATTCAGGTCATGTTAGAGTGGTTTCCGGAAATGTACTTACAGGTGAAAAAATCGCCCTAGAAGGATTCTTAGGATATTATCATAATCAGATCACAGTTATTCCTGAGGGAGATTATTATGAGTTTATGGGATGGGCAAAGCCTACCACTAGACTGAGCTACCACAGGGCATTGGGGTTGCTGTCCTTCCTTACGCCGAAAAAAGAATTCGTTTTGGATTCTAATGGCAGGGGAGAGGAGAGAGCATTCGTGCAGACTGGTGTATTTGAATCAGTAACTCCGATGGATATTCTTCCGGTTTATCTTTTGAAAGCTATTATGGCTGAGGATTTTGACGAAATAGAAGAATTGGGGATCTATGAGATCGTGGAAGAAGATTTAGCTCTTTGCGAGTTTGTGGATGTTTCAAAACATCCTGTGCAGGAGTTGGTGAGAAAAGGAATTGAATTAATCCAATACAGTTAATCCATATGAAGTTTCTAAGAGATTTATTGGACAAGCAGAAGCCACTTTTCGAAAAAGGGGGAAAGCTTGAAAGTCTATATTACGCATTTGAGGCGGGGGAGACGTTTATGTTTAGCCCTAAGCATACTACAGGTATTAAAGGAGCTCAGGTAAAAGATGCGATTGATCTAAAGCGGATGATGATCACGGTGGTAATCGCCATGATTCCTTGTTTGCTTTTTGGTATTTACAACACTGGACACCAGCATTTATTGGCTACCGGAGGAACAGCGGGGCTTTGGGAAGATTTCGGTGACAAAACTTGGCTCGGAGTACAATTGGTTTTACCTATTATCATCGTAGCTTATGCTGCAGGGGGTATTGTAGAAGCAGTTTTTGCAGTGATCCGAAAACACCCCATTAATGAAGGTTTTCTGGTGACAGGGATGCTTATTCCGTTGGTGGTACCTGCTACCACTCCACTGTGGCAAGTGGCTTTGGCCACTGTATTCGCAGTAGTGATTGCAAAAGAAGTGTTTGGTGGGACAGGGATGAATATCCTTAACGTAGCCATGACCGCAAGAGCATTCTTGTACTTCGCTTACCCTGCTCAGATTTCCGGTGACCAGGTATGGACTTATCTAGGAGACAAAGCCGCAGTAGATGGTTTTTCAGGAGCCACGGCTCTTTCCGTTGTATACAATGCAGGAGTAGATGGAACACAAACTGCTGTAGAGGCATTAGCTAGTCATAACAGTGTGCTCGGTTCGGGTCTATATGAATTTGCTAATCTTTTCATGGGGTGGATTCCGGGGTCGATTGGAGAAACTTCTACTTTGATGGTATTGATCGGAGCATTCATACTTGTTGCGACCGGTGTGGCAAGCTGGAAAATTATCGTTTCAGGATTTGCGGGTGCTTATATCATGGGATTTGTGATGAACCTTTTGGCGGTAAATGAATACATGGCATTACCCCCTCAGTATCACTGGGTAATGGGAGGTCTGGCATTCGGAATTGTCTTTATGGCAACTGATCCGGTATCTGCTTCACAAACTGAGACAGGGAAGTGGATTTACGGTCTTTTGATCGGTATGCTCACTGTGATCATACGTGTGACAAACCCGGCGTATCCTGAGGGAATTATGCTAGCGGTTCTATTCATGAACGTGTTCGCCCCATTGATCGATTATTATGTAGTTAAGGCAAACAAAACAAGGAGGTTACAACGTGCAACAGTCTAACGCTTATATTATTACATTCTCCGTCATCTTGACGGTAGTTTTGGGATTACTTCTATCCGGTACCTCGCAAGTGCTGGGGCCAATGCAGAAGGAAGCCATTGCCCTGGACACTAAGAAGCAAATCTTGGGTGCGGTGATTCCTGTGGAAGAAATCGATGCAATGAAACCTGAAGAGGTGAATAAGTACTATGAAAGTCATATTGCCTCTATCGTGGTAGACGTCAATGGGGAGGAAGTGACTGAGAGAGACGGGGCCACTGTCACTGCTGAAGGTGTGGATATTGCAAAAAATTATAAAAAGCCGGCAGAAGAAAGACTTTATCCTGTGTTTATTTACCATGAAGAAGGGGATAATGATAAGGTTAAATCTTATATTTTTCCACTGTATGGTGCAGGTCTATGGGATGCAATCTGGGGCTATGTCGCATTGGAAACTGATATGAACACCGTGGGAGGAATTACCTTGGCCCACGCTGGAGAAACTCCGGGGCTGGGGGCGAGAATTACTGAACAGGGAGTACAAGAACGTTATGTAGGTAAGACTATCTATGATGAATCCGGCGAATTAATCGCAGTAGAAATGCAAAAGGGCGAAGGGAAAGATTATTCTGATAACCCCCATCAAGTGGACGGGATGTCTGGGGCAACGATTACTGCTAAAGGTGTAAATAATATGCTTAAAAATTATTTGGGGCATTATGAAGCATACATTAAGAGTCAGAAATCTTCCTCAGCAGTAGCTGTGCTTTAATCGAAACATCAACTCAAGAATTATTTAAATATGAGTGCTGAAACTATTGAAAAAAAGCCTGCAGAGGCGCTGCTTTCCAAACGCAGAAAAAAACTTGTTAGTGATCCGCTGATTGATGACAACCCAATTACCATTCAGGTATTGGGTATATGTTCTGCATTGGCTGTCACCACGCAAATGAAACCTACCTTGGTAATGGCCATCGCTGTGATTTTCGTGGTGGTGATGTCCAATTTGCTGATTTCATTACTGAGAAATACAATTCCCGGCAGAGTACGTATCATCGTTCAGTTAGCTGTAGTAGCCACTTTGGTTACCTTGGTTAATGAGGTATTGAAGGCTTTTGCATATGATATGTACAAAGAACTTTCCGTATTCGTAGGGTTGATTATTACTAACTGTATTGTAATGGGACGTCTTGAGGCTTTCGCTTTAGGCAATAAGCCTTATGATTCTATTCTTGATGGTTTTGGATCAGCTTTGGGCTATTCATGGATTATACTTACAGTAGCCTTCTTTAGAGAATTGTTGGGATCAGGAGCAGTATTTGGCGTGCCTGTGTACGAATATATTTCAGGTTTATTCGGACCTGACTTCAAATTGGCCACTAATGGGCTGATGGTTTCCCCAGTGGGAGCATTTATGGTACTTGGGTTAATTATTTGGATCCAGCGTACCAAAACAGGCTATGTTGAACATTAAAATCAGCTGAAGAAATGGAATTAATTAATTTAGGAATCCGGTCGATCTTTATCGACAATATGATTTTCGCTTACTTTTTAGGGATGTGTTCATTCTTGGCAGTGTCCAAAAAAGT contains:
- a CDS encoding NADH:ubiquinone reductase (Na(+)-transporting) subunit D, with the protein product MSAETIEKKPAEALLSKRRKKLVSDPLIDDNPITIQVLGICSALAVTTQMKPTLVMAIAVIFVVVMSNLLISLLRNTIPGRVRIIVQLAVVATLVTLVNEVLKAFAYDMYKELSVFVGLIITNCIVMGRLEAFALGNKPYDSILDGFGSALGYSWIILTVAFFRELLGSGAVFGVPVYEYISGLFGPDFKLATNGLMVSPVGAFMVLGLIIWIQRTKTGYVEH
- the nqrC gene encoding NADH:ubiquinone reductase (Na(+)-transporting) subunit C; its protein translation is MQQSNAYIITFSVILTVVLGLLLSGTSQVLGPMQKEAIALDTKKQILGAVIPVEEIDAMKPEEVNKYYESHIASIVVDVNGEEVTERDGATVTAEGVDIAKNYKKPAEERLYPVFIYHEEGDNDKVKSYIFPLYGAGLWDAIWGYVALETDMNTVGGITLAHAGETPGLGARITEQGVQERYVGKTIYDESGELIAVEMQKGEGKDYSDNPHQVDGMSGATITAKGVNNMLKNYLGHYEAYIKSQKSSSAVAVL
- a CDS encoding NADH:ubiquinone reductase (Na(+)-transporting) subunit B; the protein is MKFLRDLLDKQKPLFEKGGKLESLYYAFEAGETFMFSPKHTTGIKGAQVKDAIDLKRMMITVVIAMIPCLLFGIYNTGHQHLLATGGTAGLWEDFGDKTWLGVQLVLPIIIVAYAAGGIVEAVFAVIRKHPINEGFLVTGMLIPLVVPATTPLWQVALATVFAVVIAKEVFGGTGMNILNVAMTARAFLYFAYPAQISGDQVWTYLGDKAAVDGFSGATALSVVYNAGVDGTQTAVEALASHNSVLGSGLYEFANLFMGWIPGSIGETSTLMVLIGAFILVATGVASWKIIVSGFAGAYIMGFVMNLLAVNEYMALPPQYHWVMGGLAFGIVFMATDPVSASQTETGKWIYGLLIGMLTVIIRVTNPAYPEGIMLAVLFMNVFAPLIDYYVVKANKTRRLQRATV